The following proteins are co-located in the Thermus tengchongensis genome:
- a CDS encoding PhzF family phenazine biosynthesis protein, which yields MARIPYVIVDAFASTPGAGNRVAIVLDARGMDLEEMRGLARRLGEPETAFVTEKQGTLFAVRFFTPSGEVEFSGHAAIALGLTLVRLGLAPEGTKRLFLHTPTEALPVEILYEAGEPKKALVRGPAPRFRDLPPYQVLKEVLEALGSNERYLHRGLPYGIAYTGLWSLFVPLVAPGVVDALEPEMKTLAELSHQLEVATVHAYAPMGPRSFYARDFAPILGIPEDPVTGSANAALGALLARAGVVPRREGQVALTIYQGHRLGNPGVVEVVVDYSPTGQPYGVQIGGEAVQVSAGEV from the coding sequence ATGGCTAGGATTCCCTACGTGATCGTGGACGCCTTTGCCTCCACCCCGGGGGCTGGGAACCGGGTGGCCATCGTGCTGGATGCCCGGGGCATGGACCTGGAAGAAATGCGAGGCCTAGCCCGGCGCCTGGGCGAACCGGAAACCGCTTTCGTAACGGAAAAGCAAGGCACCCTGTTCGCCGTGCGCTTCTTCACCCCTTCGGGAGAGGTGGAGTTCTCCGGCCACGCCGCCATAGCCCTAGGCCTTACCCTGGTGCGCCTGGGCCTGGCTCCCGAGGGCACCAAGCGGCTTTTCCTGCACACCCCCACGGAGGCCCTGCCAGTGGAGATCCTGTACGAGGCCGGAGAACCCAAGAAGGCCCTGGTGAGGGGCCCCGCCCCGAGGTTCCGGGACCTACCCCCTTACCAGGTGCTCAAGGAGGTCCTCGAGGCCCTGGGCTCGAATGAGCGCTACCTGCACCGGGGCCTGCCTTACGGCATCGCCTACACCGGGCTTTGGAGCCTCTTCGTCCCCCTTGTCGCCCCCGGGGTGGTGGATGCCCTGGAGCCAGAGATGAAGACCCTGGCCGAACTTTCCCACCAGCTGGAGGTGGCCACCGTCCACGCCTACGCCCCCATGGGCCCGAGGAGCTTCTACGCCCGGGACTTTGCCCCCATCCTGGGGATACCCGAAGACCCGGTGACGGGCTCCGCCAACGCCGCCCTGGGGGCCCTTTTGGCCCGGGCAGGGGTGGTGCCCAGGCGGGAAGGCCAGGTGGCCCTCACCATCTACCAAGGCCACCGCCTGGGCAACCCAGGGGTGGTGGAGGTGGTGGTGGACTACAGCCCCACGGGCCAGCCCTACGGGGTGCAGATCGGGGGGGAGGCGGTCCAGGTATCCGCTGGGGAAGTTTGA
- the aspS gene encoding aspartate--tRNA ligase, whose amino-acid sequence MRRSHFAGSLREEHVGKEVVLEGWINRRRDLGGLIFLDLRDREGLVQLVAHPESPAYREAERVRSEWVVRARGTVRLRPEPNPRLATGNVEVELHSLEVLSEAKTPPFPVDAGWRGEEEKEVSEDLRLKYRYLDLRRRKMQENLRLRHRVIKAIWDFLDREGFIQVETPFLTKSTPEGARDFLVPYRQQPGLFYALPQSPQLFKQMLMVAGFDRYFQIARCFRDEDLRADRQPDFTQMDLEMSFVEVEDILELNERLMAHVFREALGVELPLPFPRLTYQEALERFGSDKPDTRFGLELVEVGHLFRESEFQVFREAERVKSLAVPKALSRKEISDLEELAKRHGAKGLAFARVEEGGFAGGVARFLEPVRQSLLETTKAAPEDTLLFVAGPAKVAATALGQVRLKLAELLDLPREGFRFLWVVDFPLLEWDEERQGWTYMHHPFTSPHPEDLPLLDTDPGKVRALAYDLVLNGTEVGGGSIRIHDPSLQAKMFQVLGIGEEEQKEKFGFFLEALQYGAPPHGGIAWGLDRLLALMTASPSIREVIAFPKNKEGKDPLTGAPSPVSEEQLRELGLMVVAHG is encoded by the coding sequence TACAGGGAAGCGGAACGCGTCCGCTCGGAGTGGGTGGTGCGGGCCAGGGGCACCGTGCGCCTGCGCCCTGAGCCCAACCCCCGCCTGGCCACTGGGAACGTGGAGGTGGAGCTCCACTCCTTGGAGGTCCTCTCCGAGGCCAAAACACCCCCCTTTCCCGTGGACGCCGGCTGGCGGGGAGAGGAGGAAAAGGAGGTTTCCGAAGACCTCAGGCTCAAGTACCGCTACCTGGACTTGCGCCGGAGGAAAATGCAGGAAAACCTGCGCCTCCGCCACCGGGTCATCAAGGCCATCTGGGACTTCCTGGACCGGGAGGGCTTCATCCAGGTGGAAACCCCCTTCCTGACCAAAAGCACCCCGGAAGGGGCCCGGGATTTCCTGGTACCCTACCGCCAGCAGCCTGGCCTTTTTTACGCCCTCCCCCAGTCGCCCCAGCTTTTCAAGCAGATGCTGATGGTGGCCGGGTTTGACCGCTACTTCCAGATCGCCCGCTGCTTCCGGGACGAGGACCTACGGGCCGACCGCCAGCCCGACTTCACCCAGATGGACCTGGAGATGAGCTTCGTGGAGGTGGAGGATATCCTAGAGCTTAATGAAAGGCTCATGGCCCACGTGTTCCGGGAAGCCCTGGGGGTGGAGCTTCCCCTCCCCTTCCCCCGCCTCACCTACCAGGAGGCCCTGGAGCGCTTTGGCTCGGACAAGCCCGATACCCGCTTTGGCCTGGAGCTAGTGGAGGTGGGGCACCTCTTCCGGGAAAGCGAGTTTCAGGTTTTCCGGGAGGCGGAAAGGGTAAAGTCCCTGGCGGTGCCCAAAGCCCTATCCCGCAAGGAGATCTCGGACTTGGAGGAGCTGGCCAAGCGCCACGGGGCCAAGGGCCTGGCCTTTGCCCGGGTGGAGGAGGGAGGTTTCGCAGGCGGGGTCGCCAGATTTCTGGAACCCGTGCGGCAAAGTCTCCTGGAGACCACGAAAGCCGCCCCGGAGGATACCCTTCTCTTCGTGGCCGGGCCGGCCAAGGTGGCGGCCACCGCCTTGGGGCAGGTGCGGCTTAAGCTGGCGGAGCTCTTAGACCTCCCTAGGGAGGGCTTCCGGTTCCTATGGGTGGTGGACTTCCCCCTTCTGGAGTGGGACGAGGAGCGGCAGGGCTGGACCTACATGCACCACCCTTTCACCAGCCCCCATCCCGAGGACCTACCCCTCTTGGACACCGATCCTGGGAAGGTGCGGGCTTTGGCCTACGACCTGGTGCTAAATGGCACCGAGGTGGGGGGCGGCTCCATTCGCATCCACGACCCTTCTCTTCAGGCCAAGATGTTCCAAGTGCTGGGCATCGGGGAGGAGGAGCAGAAGGAAAAGTTCGGGTTCTTCCTGGAGGCTCTCCAGTACGGGGCCCCGCCCCACGGGGGCATCGCCTGGGGCCTGGACCGCCTCCTGGCCCTCATGACGGCCAGCCCCTCCATCCGCGAGGTCATCGCCTTCCCCAAGAACAAGGAGGGCAAGGACCCCCTCACCGGGGCCCCAAGCCCGGTGTCCGAGGAACAGCTCCGGGAGCTCGGCCTCATGGTGGTCGCCCATGGCTAG